In Temnothorax longispinosus isolate EJ_2023e chromosome 2, Tlon_JGU_v1, whole genome shotgun sequence, one DNA window encodes the following:
- the LOC139808746 gene encoding uncharacterized protein yields MADGQQEEYRRGYKNYLHTCNIDDVSPRVLRRLNSNLSRPTHMFEINSLDNRNTNENITLKINENMETGHVDENILDIIRENNNTEVVNRIEEAFSSLRNAVNEMQVITDYSNFKETDTTDKDEIHCTRNEFMELDTDLINDLRDENSEKNVNQSRKLQDLVLNKDFQDCIDISPNKSPGELFLMIVEHALKYKSSLSEISDLFRLINIMFPRPILPDTRWILDNILNPKSRSEFHGICPKCCTYVGRIQDFKSFITCSVCSEIIDLNNPSSPNIFIIIDPTENIKLLIEENEKYYDHIVKERLFDGKIRDIFDGKYYRTFIRNLPANERYSYATTIFNTDGAPRFESSRYSIWPIYLQVNELPIQVRMKRIITCGMWFGKNKPEMTSFLQPFTETMIRLSTKGFKCTINNEMRLIKVYTLICCVDSQARAPVQGIKLFNGKYGCSWCLHDGEWYEGSMRYPILEFSPQQRTKTNMIEFMKRLTDENNPVEDVYGVQYVTPLINLPHFDIVHGIVPDYMHCCLAGVGKQITFNFLKCIPTSTVDKLNKFLLEIKVPHQLQRLTRSFEDIRDWKAKEWENFILYYSLPLFKLVLNRKMVQYWTLFVNSLYILLKCDISLDELNEADKDLHKFVFQTEELFSKKAMTYNVHQLLHIAESVMNWGPLWAHSSFPFESANHEVLQAIHCANGVNLQIVRYINMQHSVHTLRHYIYPHASPVVLNYCQEISVKRIRKSLKLSSVTYFGDGVLIDKKVAVKYGLSVKCTIIYQKAVKDGCLFTSSQKKNTRSDNSFALLSDDTFIKIIYFIVDQKHKKELTLCNVVNTSTPVCNSINLIRSIGNEIIAVETDKIERICVFIKIENNCYIAVLPNSHNY; encoded by the exons ATACTCGACATTATTAGAGAAAACAACAATACAGAAGTGGTTAATCGTATTGAAGAGGCATTCTCATCCTTAAGGAACGCTGTTAATGAAATGCAAGTCATAACAGATTATTCCAATTTTAAGGAAACTGATACCACAGATAAAGACGAG attCACTGTACGAGAAATGAATTCATGGAATTGGATAcagatttaataaatgatttaagaGATGAGAAtagtgaaaaaaatgttaatcaaTCACGTAAATTGCAAGATCTGgtgttaaataaagattttcaaGATTGTATTGACATTTCTCCGAATAAATCACCAggtgaattatttttaatgattgttGAACACGCCTTGAAGTATAAGTCATCTTTAAGTGAAATTTCTGATCTATTCCGACTTATTAACATAATGTTTCCTCGTCCAATATTACCTGATACACGTTGGATACTGGACAATATTCTGAATCCAAAAAGTCGATCAGAGTTTCATGGAATTTGTCCGAAGTGCTGTACTTATGTTGGAAGAATACAAGATTTTAAATCCTTTATTACTTGCAGCGTGTGCTCTGAGATAATTGATCTGAATAATCCATCGTCcccaaatatttttataattattgatccGACGGAAAATATCAAACTTTTaatagaagaaaatgaaaaatattatgatcATATTGTAAAGGAAAGATTATTTGATggaaaaataagagatatttttgatggtaaatattatagaacatttataagaaatttaccTGCAAACGAAAGATACAGCTACGCTACAACAATTTTCAACACTGATGGTGCACCACGGTTTGAGAGTTCACGATATTCTATTTGGCCCATATACTTACAAGTAAATGAGCTTCCTATTCAAGTAAGaatgaaaagaataattacaTGTGGCATGTGGTTTGGTAAAAACAAACCAGAAATGACATCATTTTTACAACCATTTACCGAAACCATGATTCGATTGTCGACAAAGGGGTTTAAATGCACTATTAACAATGAGATGCGTTTAATCAAAGTATACACTCTGATTTGTTGCGTTGACTCACAAGCGCGAGCACCTGTTCAAggaataaagttatttaacgGTAAATACGGTTGTAGTTGGTGCTTACATGACGGCGAGTGGTATGAAGGCAGTATGAGGTATCCCATTCTTGAGTTTTCTCCACAACAAAGAACTAAAACAAATATGATCGAGTTTATGAAGAGACTTACTGATGAAAATAATCCCGTAGAAGATGTTTATGGAGTACAGTATGTGACACCTCTCATAAATTTACCTCATTTCGATATCGTACATGGAATTGTGCCTGATTACATGCATTGTTGTCTCGCTGGTGTTGGAAagcaaataacatttaatttcctCAAATGTATACCAACATCAACAGTAGATAAACTGAACAAATTCCTCTTAGAAATAAAAGTCCCTCACCAATTACAACGATTAACTAGATCTTTTGAAGACATACGTGATTGGAAAGCAAAGGAATGGGAAAATTTCATACTGTACTACAGCCTACCTCtatttaaattagttttaaatagaaaaatggtTCAGTATTGgactttatttgttaatagcCTCTACATATTACTAAAATGTGATATAAGTTTAGATGAATTAAACGAAGCCGACAAggatttacataaatttgtttttcaaacGGAAGAgttgttttcaaaaaaggcGATGACATACAACGTTCACCAACTGCTTCATATTGCGGAAAGTGTAATGAATTGGGGGCCTCTTTGGGCTCATTCCTCTTTCCCATTTGAATCAGCCAATCACGAAGTACTCCAGGCTATTCATTGCGCAAACGGtgtaaatttgcaaattgttCGATACATTAATATGCAACATAGTGTTCATACTTTACGTCATTATATATACCCGCATGCTTCACCCGTAGTACTAAACTATTGTCAAGAAATTTCTgttaaaagaattagaaaaagtttgaaattatCATCAGTAACTTATTTTGGAGACGGAGTACTTATAGATAAGAAAGTTGCAGTAAAGTATGGTTTGTCTgtaaaatgtacaataatttatcaaaaagcTGTAAAAGACGGTTGTCTCTTTACGTcttcacaaaagaaaaatacgcgTTCTGATAATAGTTTCGCACTGTTATCAGatgatacttttattaaaataatttattttatagttgaccaaaaacataaaaaagaattaaccCTTTGTAATGTTGTTAATACGTCAACTCCCGTGtgtaattctattaatttgaTCCGTAGTATAGGAAATGAAATTATAGCGGTAGAAACTGATAAAATTGAACGTATTtgcgtttttataaaaatagaaaataattgttatatagcTGTATTGCCGAATTCTCATAATTACTAG